One window from the genome of Pelodictyon luteolum DSM 273 encodes:
- a CDS encoding glycosyltransferase family 2 protein: MKLSVVIPVMNEEESIKPLFDALHSALSRVEHEIVLVDDGSSDGTVATIEALRTPNVKLVVLNKNYGQTTAMAAGIAEAEGELIATMDGDLQNDPGDIPMMMQYLHDHDLDVVAGRRAGRKDGMMLRKIPSAIANAIIRNMTDVHIRDYGCTLKVFKQDVAKNLGLYGELHRFIPVLVQLYGAKMEEVDVRHHARKFGTSKYGIGRTFKVLSDLLFMVFFQKYSQRPMHLFGTLGFLSLFIGLAMNLYLLTVKILGEDIGSRPLLSLGIILTFIGIQLITTGFIAEFIMRTYYESQNKKPYIIRKIVGKH, translated from the coding sequence ATGAAACTCTCAGTCGTCATACCGGTCATGAACGAAGAGGAGAGCATCAAGCCACTCTTCGATGCCCTCCACTCGGCACTTTCGAGGGTAGAGCATGAAATCGTTCTGGTCGACGACGGATCCTCGGACGGCACGGTCGCCACGATCGAAGCCCTCAGGACACCGAACGTGAAGCTCGTGGTACTGAACAAGAACTACGGACAGACCACGGCAATGGCTGCAGGCATCGCAGAAGCCGAAGGGGAGCTCATCGCCACCATGGATGGCGATCTGCAGAACGACCCCGGCGACATCCCGATGATGATGCAGTACCTTCATGACCACGACCTCGACGTCGTTGCAGGAAGGCGGGCCGGCCGCAAGGACGGCATGATGCTGCGAAAGATCCCGAGCGCAATTGCCAACGCCATCATCCGCAACATGACGGACGTCCACATCCGCGACTACGGCTGCACCCTGAAAGTGTTCAAACAGGATGTTGCAAAGAACCTCGGGCTGTACGGCGAGCTCCACCGGTTCATTCCGGTGCTCGTCCAGCTATACGGGGCGAAAATGGAAGAGGTCGACGTTCGCCACCACGCAAGGAAGTTCGGCACATCGAAATACGGGATCGGAAGAACCTTCAAGGTACTCAGCGACCTGCTTTTCATGGTCTTCTTCCAGAAATACAGCCAGCGCCCGATGCACCTGTTCGGGACCCTCGGGTTCCTCTCGCTCTTCATCGGTCTGGCGATGAACCTCTATCTGCTCACGGTAAAGATTCTCGGAGAGGACATCGGCAGCCGTCCGCTGCTCTCGCTCGGCATCATCCTGACATTCATCGGCATCCAGCTCATCACCACGGGCTTCATTGCCGAGTTCATCATGCGGACCTACTATGAGTCGCAGAACAAGAAACCCTACATCATCCGGAAAATCGTTGGCAAACACTAG
- the fbp gene encoding class 1 fructose-bisphosphatase, with protein sequence MSQLITIERHILEQQKNFPEATGELTDLLSDVAFAAKLVRREVVRAGLVDILGFAGSTNVQGEEVKKLDLFANDKIINAIGQHGRFAIMGSEENEGIIIPPKNETGSYALLFDPLDGSSNIDVNVSVGTIFSIYRIKSSDPGNASISDCLQKGSEQVAAGYVIYGSSVVMVYTTGHGVHGFTYDPTIGEFLLSHENITTPGSGKYYSINEGSYAQFNDGTKRYLDYIKEEDPATGRPYSTRYIGSLVADFHRNLLTGGVFVYPPTTKHPSGKLRLMYEANPLAFICEQAGGRATDGHRRILDIDPSELHQRTPLYIGSMADVKVAEEFEQGIR encoded by the coding sequence ATGAGCCAGCTCATCACCATCGAACGCCACATCCTCGAGCAGCAGAAAAACTTCCCGGAAGCGACCGGAGAACTCACCGACCTGTTGAGCGACGTCGCGTTCGCCGCCAAACTGGTGCGCCGCGAAGTGGTGCGGGCAGGGCTGGTGGACATCCTCGGTTTTGCAGGCAGCACGAACGTGCAGGGTGAAGAGGTGAAGAAGCTGGATCTGTTCGCCAACGACAAGATCATCAACGCCATCGGCCAGCACGGCCGGTTCGCCATCATGGGCTCGGAAGAAAACGAAGGCATCATCATCCCACCGAAAAACGAGACCGGCAGTTACGCCCTGCTCTTCGACCCGCTTGACGGCTCGTCGAACATCGATGTCAACGTCAGCGTCGGCACCATCTTCTCGATTTACCGCATCAAGAGCAGCGACCCCGGCAACGCCAGCATCAGCGACTGCCTGCAGAAAGGCTCCGAGCAGGTCGCGGCCGGCTATGTCATCTACGGTTCCTCTGTCGTCATGGTCTATACCACCGGCCACGGCGTCCACGGCTTCACCTACGACCCGACCATCGGCGAGTTCCTGCTCTCGCATGAAAACATCACCACGCCCGGAAGCGGCAAGTACTATTCCATCAACGAGGGTTCCTACGCACAGTTCAACGACGGAACCAAGCGCTATCTCGACTATATCAAGGAAGAGGATCCGGCAACCGGCCGTCCCTACAGCACGCGCTACATCGGCTCCCTCGTCGCCGATTTCCACCGCAACCTCCTCACCGGAGGCGTCTTCGTCTATCCACCCACCACGAAGCACCCCAGCGGCAAACTGCGCCTCATGTATGAAGCCAATCCACTTGCATTCATCTGCGAACAGGCAGGAGGACGCGCAACCGACGGGCACCGTCGCATCCTTGACATCGACCCCTCTGAACTCCACCAGCGTACGCCGCTCTATATCGGCAGCATGGCGGACGTAAAGGTTGCAGAGGAGTTCGAACAGGGTATCCGCTGA
- a CDS encoding NADP-dependent isocitrate dehydrogenase, whose amino-acid sequence MAKTATIIYTKIDEAPALATYSLLPVIQAFAKGTGVEVETRDISLAGRIIANFPDSLTEGQRIPDYLAELGELAMKPEANIIKLPNISASIPQLKAAIKELQSQGYSLPEYPEAPSTDAEKTIQQRYAKVLGSAVNPVLREGNSDRRAPLSVKEYAKKNPHKMSAWSADSKASIAYMSSGDFYGSEKSVTMPSADNVRIEFFGADGSTSVLKESTPVLAGEVIDSAVMNVNALRSFYAREIDESKKNGSLLSLHLKATMMKISDPVMFGHAVTVFYKDVFEKHADVIRELGVNVNNGLGDLYLKIQSLPEAKKAEIEADIQAVYATRPALAMVDSDKGITNLHVPNDIIVDASMPVVIRDGGKMWGPDGQLHDTTAMIPDRCYATMYQAMIEDCKKNGAFNPSTIGSVPNVGLMAQQAEEYGSHNKTFFAPADGTVRVLDAAGNVVMEQPVETGDIFRMCQAKDAPIRDWVKLAVSRARATGAPAIFWLDSNRAHDAQLIEKVTRYLKEHDTAGLDIRIMNPVEAMRFSLERFRAGQDTISVTGNVLRDYLTDLFPIIELGTSAKMLSVVPLMQGGGLFETGAGGSAPKHVQQFQKEGYLRWDSLGEFSALAASLEHLAGAFNNQKAQVLADTLDAAIGKFLDNRKSPARKVGQIDNRGSHFYLALYWAEALVAQSADADMQARFKQVAADLAFNEAKINEELIAAQGSPVDMGGYYHPDEEATTKAMRPSATLNAIIDAM is encoded by the coding sequence ATGGCAAAAACCGCTACAATCATTTATACCAAGATCGACGAGGCCCCGGCGCTTGCAACCTACTCCCTTCTGCCAGTGATCCAGGCCTTTGCCAAGGGTACCGGCGTCGAGGTGGAAACCAGGGACATCTCCCTTGCCGGCCGAATAATCGCCAATTTCCCGGACAGCCTGACCGAAGGCCAGCGCATCCCGGACTATCTTGCCGAACTCGGCGAGCTCGCCATGAAGCCCGAGGCCAACATCATCAAGCTGCCGAACATCAGCGCCTCCATTCCGCAGCTGAAGGCTGCCATCAAGGAACTGCAGTCCCAGGGCTACAGCTTACCCGAATACCCCGAAGCTCCTTCGACCGATGCTGAAAAAACAATCCAGCAGCGCTATGCCAAGGTCCTTGGCAGCGCCGTTAACCCGGTGCTCCGTGAGGGCAACTCCGATAGGCGCGCCCCGCTCTCCGTCAAGGAGTATGCCAAGAAAAACCCCCACAAGATGAGCGCGTGGTCGGCAGACTCCAAAGCCAGTATCGCCTACATGTCGTCGGGTGACTTCTACGGCAGCGAGAAATCGGTCACCATGCCATCCGCAGACAACGTCCGCATCGAGTTTTTTGGTGCCGACGGCTCCACCTCTGTCCTGAAAGAGAGCACCCCGGTTCTGGCCGGTGAGGTCATCGACTCTGCCGTCATGAACGTCAACGCGCTGCGCAGCTTCTATGCCAGGGAGATCGATGAGTCCAAAAAGAACGGCTCGCTGCTTTCGCTGCACCTGAAGGCCACCATGATGAAGATCTCCGATCCCGTCATGTTCGGCCACGCCGTCACCGTTTTTTACAAGGACGTGTTTGAAAAACATGCCGACGTCATCAGGGAACTCGGCGTCAACGTCAATAACGGCCTCGGTGACCTGTACCTGAAGATCCAGTCCCTTCCCGAAGCCAAAAAGGCAGAAATCGAAGCCGACATCCAGGCAGTCTATGCCACCCGTCCGGCTCTGGCCATGGTCGACAGTGACAAGGGCATTACCAATCTCCATGTTCCCAACGACATCATCGTCGACGCTTCCATGCCGGTCGTCATCCGCGATGGCGGCAAAATGTGGGGACCCGACGGCCAGCTCCATGACACCACGGCCATGATTCCCGACCGCTGCTACGCTACCATGTATCAGGCCATGATCGAGGACTGCAAGAAAAACGGCGCATTCAACCCCTCCACCATCGGCAGCGTGCCGAACGTCGGCCTTATGGCTCAGCAGGCCGAGGAGTATGGTTCACACAATAAAACGTTCTTCGCACCTGCAGACGGTACCGTCCGCGTTCTGGATGCTGCGGGCAACGTCGTGATGGAGCAGCCGGTGGAAACCGGCGACATCTTCCGCATGTGCCAGGCCAAGGACGCTCCGATCCGCGACTGGGTGAAACTTGCTGTTTCAAGAGCCCGCGCAACCGGTGCACCGGCCATCTTCTGGCTCGACAGCAACCGTGCCCACGATGCGCAGCTCATCGAAAAGGTTACCCGCTACCTGAAGGAGCATGATACCGCAGGGCTCGATATCCGCATCATGAACCCTGTTGAGGCCATGCGCTTCTCGCTCGAGCGCTTCAGGGCAGGCCAGGACACCATTTCGGTGACCGGCAACGTACTTCGCGACTACCTTACCGATCTTTTCCCGATCATCGAGCTCGGCACCAGCGCCAAGATGCTCTCCGTCGTTCCGCTCATGCAGGGCGGCGGTCTCTTCGAAACCGGTGCAGGCGGGTCCGCTCCGAAGCACGTGCAGCAGTTCCAGAAAGAGGGCTACCTCCGCTGGGATTCGCTCGGCGAATTCTCCGCGCTTGCCGCTTCCCTGGAGCACCTTGCCGGGGCTTTCAATAACCAGAAAGCCCAGGTTCTTGCCGACACCCTTGATGCCGCAATCGGAAAGTTCCTCGACAACAGGAAGTCTCCCGCACGCAAGGTCGGCCAGATCGACAACCGCGGCAGCCACTTCTACCTCGCCCTCTACTGGGCCGAGGCGCTTGTCGCACAGTCGGCCGATGCTGACATGCAGGCCCGCTTCAAGCAGGTTGCAGCAGACCTCGCCTTCAACGAGGCGAAGATCAATGAAGAGCTGATTGCAGCACAGGGCAGCCCCGTCGACATGGGTGGATACTATCATCCCGATGAAGAGGCAACCACGAAGGCGATGCGTCCGAGCGCAACCCTCAACGCCATCATCGACGCGATGTAA
- a CDS encoding phosphatase PAP2 family protein produces MSTQSRYAISTAIVLIASALSFTFLDRQTALFYRALDTPPWHEVFDTITRFGQSEWYLVPGLILYVLFRKSRPTLSWTALFVFAVTAVSGIAANIVKFILGRARPGLFFQEGVYGLDWFNAAHAWTSFPSGHSATAFSVAAALVLIYPGAAPLFYGAAAIIAFSRIFLGQHYLSDVIAGSFLGIATSLILYNRYFKQRIHAPQELKP; encoded by the coding sequence ATGAGCACACAATCCCGATACGCGATATCCACCGCCATCGTCCTTATTGCAAGCGCCCTCTCATTTACCTTTCTGGACCGCCAGACAGCACTGTTCTACCGTGCCCTCGACACCCCGCCGTGGCATGAGGTTTTCGATACCATCACCCGGTTCGGCCAATCGGAGTGGTACCTCGTCCCCGGCCTGATCCTCTATGTACTCTTCCGTAAATCACGACCGACCCTCTCCTGGACAGCCCTTTTCGTTTTCGCCGTGACGGCCGTGTCGGGCATCGCAGCCAACATTGTGAAGTTCATCCTCGGCAGGGCACGGCCCGGACTATTCTTCCAGGAAGGCGTTTACGGGCTCGACTGGTTCAACGCCGCGCACGCCTGGACCTCGTTCCCCTCCGGCCATTCGGCAACGGCCTTTAGCGTCGCCGCCGCTCTTGTCCTGATCTATCCCGGCGCAGCGCCTCTGTTCTATGGCGCAGCAGCCATCATCGCCTTCAGCCGCATCTTCCTCGGGCAGCACTACCTCTCGGACGTCATTGCAGGCTCGTTCCTCGGCATCGCCACAAGCCTCATTCTCTACAACCGGTACTTCAAACAGCGCATCCATGCTCCCCAAGAGCTCAAGCCGTGA
- a CDS encoding TIGR00282 family metallophosphoesterase produces the protein MAAKNLKVMFIGDVIGTPGLKMVGLMLKGFIKTHQIDFVICNGENAHNGKGLSLDALNQLLEAGVDVVTGGNHTWSNFNFFDTLKTHPKVLRPLNYPKGTYGRGFGIYPLPGGLGNIAVVNLQGRTFMYPIDCPFRTADWVLKQVKDQARFVFVDFHAEATAEKIALGWYLDGRVSALIGTHTHVQTADERILPKGTGYCSDAGMTGPFQSVIGMQTKSATDRMLYQTPHKYECAEDDVHFSAVIVALDAQTGMTVGIQRFFYPEFEKGSL, from the coding sequence ATGGCAGCAAAAAACCTCAAGGTTATGTTCATCGGCGACGTAATCGGTACGCCGGGCCTGAAAATGGTCGGCTTGATGCTGAAGGGCTTCATTAAGACACACCAGATCGATTTCGTCATCTGCAACGGTGAGAATGCCCACAACGGCAAAGGGCTCAGTCTTGATGCCCTGAACCAGCTGCTTGAGGCCGGTGTCGACGTGGTGACCGGAGGCAACCACACCTGGAGCAATTTCAACTTTTTCGATACCCTCAAAACCCATCCCAAGGTACTCCGGCCCCTCAACTATCCGAAAGGCACCTATGGCAGGGGATTCGGCATCTACCCGCTTCCCGGGGGGCTCGGCAATATCGCCGTGGTGAACCTGCAGGGGCGCACCTTCATGTACCCCATCGACTGCCCGTTCCGGACCGCCGACTGGGTTCTGAAGCAGGTCAAGGACCAGGCACGCTTCGTCTTTGTCGACTTCCACGCCGAGGCAACGGCTGAAAAGATCGCTCTCGGCTGGTACCTTGACGGCCGGGTATCGGCCCTCATCGGTACCCATACCCATGTGCAGACCGCCGATGAGCGGATCCTCCCGAAAGGCACCGGTTACTGCTCCGACGCCGGCATGACCGGCCCGTTCCAGTCGGTCATCGGCATGCAGACGAAGTCGGCCACAGACCGCATGCTGTATCAGACCCCCCATAAATACGAGTGCGCAGAAGACGACGTGCATTTCTCGGCAGTCATCGTGGCGCTTGACGCCCAAACGGGAATGACGGTGGGCATCCAGCGCTTCTTTTACCCGGAGTTCGAAAAGGGGAGTCTCTGA
- a CDS encoding lysylphosphatidylglycerol synthase transmembrane domain-containing protein, protein MANTSSGIKKMLKAAVQVLVTLAALYLVLQKTDVRQIGTVIGSSNLWYILCAILFFNLSKLFNAVRLNRFFKAVGLNLSWAYNLKLYYLGMFYNLFLPGGVGGDGYKIFVLQKNHRVKTINVFHAVFWDRLTGIIALIFLGLILLLPSSFASTMPEAVPYAWAGLLAVYPLAYVLNRFVYRQFLDLFAITALESVMVQAAQAATAFFILQALAPGTHSIDYLAIFMISTVATILPITVGGAGAREVTFYYMLSHINLDASLGIALSLVFFGISAISSLPGILLRIRHEASIPEATEAA, encoded by the coding sequence TTGGCAAACACTAGTTCCGGCATCAAAAAGATGCTCAAGGCGGCGGTCCAGGTACTCGTTACCCTCGCCGCCCTCTACCTGGTCCTGCAGAAAACCGATGTCCGCCAGATCGGTACGGTCATAGGCAGCTCCAACCTCTGGTACATCCTCTGTGCAATCCTGTTTTTCAACCTTTCGAAGCTCTTCAACGCCGTCAGGCTGAACCGGTTCTTCAAAGCCGTCGGACTCAACCTCTCCTGGGCCTACAACCTGAAGCTCTATTACCTGGGGATGTTCTACAACCTCTTCCTGCCGGGTGGGGTCGGCGGGGACGGATACAAGATCTTCGTCCTGCAGAAAAACCACCGGGTCAAGACCATCAACGTCTTTCACGCCGTATTCTGGGACCGGCTTACCGGCATCATCGCACTCATTTTTCTCGGCCTCATTCTCCTGCTGCCAAGCTCGTTCGCCAGCACGATGCCCGAAGCTGTACCCTATGCATGGGCTGGGCTTCTGGCAGTCTATCCCCTCGCCTACGTCCTGAACCGTTTCGTCTACCGCCAGTTCCTTGACCTGTTTGCCATTACGGCACTTGAATCCGTCATGGTGCAGGCCGCCCAGGCCGCCACGGCGTTCTTCATCCTGCAGGCCCTGGCACCCGGCACCCACAGCATCGACTATCTGGCCATCTTCATGATCTCGACGGTGGCGACCATCCTGCCGATCACGGTCGGCGGTGCGGGCGCCAGAGAGGTTACCTTCTATTACATGCTGAGCCACATCAACCTCGACGCCAGCCTCGGCATCGCCCTCTCACTGGTCTTCTTCGGGATATCGGCCATATCATCCCTGCCGGGGATACTCCTCAGGATACGGCACGAAGCCAGCATACCCGAAGCAACGGAAGCGGCCTGA
- a CDS encoding ArnT family glycosyltransferase translates to MLPKSSSRESAIFAGLLAFILALTCFAVLGQAPLFDVDEGAFSEATREMLQSGNYVTTYLNGVPRFDKPVLIYWLQLLSIRTFGITEFAFRLPSALAAAGWAFALFLHEARRNGARRAFLAAAMLVLSLQVTIIAKAAIADALLNLCLAGTMLAILSHYRTQSKASLLLAYAAMGFGMLTKGPVAVLIPLAATFFFQLSQRSLGAWFRMVLNPAGILLFLAITLPWYVMEYRAEGMAFIEGFFFKHNVDRFSTSLEGHSGSLFYYVPVVLIGLMPFTGLLYTVVRNFRTLAGDPENRLLGIWTLFVFVFFSLSGTKLPHYMIYGYTPLFLLMARALHMAKRPALTLLWPLLLLGALAVLPQALPAAEELAGDAYVRDVLHAARELLGQRHIQLTLLAAATMSALALIRPVPVEFRLIASGVVFALYINMHVMPTAGRLMQEPVKEAALLAKQKGWEIVMWEVDYPSFLVYSESFAQKRAPVRGEVVLTTSKQLERLKNPVVLFRKNGIVLLRTTQ, encoded by the coding sequence ATGCTCCCCAAGAGCTCAAGCCGTGAATCGGCAATCTTCGCCGGGCTTCTGGCGTTCATCCTTGCCCTCACCTGCTTTGCGGTGCTCGGTCAGGCACCGCTTTTCGATGTGGACGAAGGCGCGTTCAGCGAAGCCACCCGGGAGATGCTCCAAAGCGGCAACTACGTAACCACCTATCTGAACGGAGTCCCCCGCTTCGACAAACCGGTCCTGATCTACTGGCTGCAGCTGCTCTCCATCCGGACGTTCGGGATCACCGAGTTCGCCTTCCGCCTTCCCTCAGCCCTTGCGGCAGCCGGATGGGCTTTCGCCCTGTTCCTGCATGAAGCACGCCGCAACGGAGCGCGCCGTGCGTTTCTGGCTGCAGCCATGCTGGTCCTCTCCCTGCAGGTGACCATCATCGCGAAGGCTGCCATTGCCGATGCCCTGCTCAATCTCTGCCTTGCAGGCACCATGCTGGCAATCCTAAGCCACTACAGGACGCAGTCGAAGGCATCTCTCCTCCTGGCCTATGCCGCCATGGGATTCGGCATGCTGACCAAGGGCCCTGTGGCGGTCCTCATCCCCCTTGCCGCGACGTTCTTCTTCCAGCTCAGCCAACGAAGCCTCGGCGCCTGGTTCCGGATGGTGCTGAACCCGGCAGGCATCCTGCTGTTCCTCGCAATCACCCTACCCTGGTATGTCATGGAGTACCGGGCCGAAGGGATGGCCTTCATAGAGGGCTTTTTCTTCAAGCACAACGTCGACCGGTTCAGCACCTCGCTGGAAGGCCACTCCGGCTCACTCTTTTACTATGTGCCGGTCGTCCTTATCGGCCTCATGCCTTTCACGGGGCTGCTCTACACCGTTGTACGCAACTTCAGGACGCTTGCCGGGGACCCTGAAAACCGACTGCTCGGAATCTGGACACTGTTCGTGTTCGTCTTCTTTTCGCTCTCCGGCACGAAACTGCCGCACTACATGATCTACGGCTACACGCCCCTCTTCCTCCTCATGGCCCGGGCCCTCCATATGGCGAAGCGCCCGGCCCTTACCCTGCTCTGGCCGCTCCTCCTGCTCGGCGCCCTCGCCGTCCTCCCGCAGGCACTTCCTGCCGCTGAGGAGCTGGCCGGCGACGCCTATGTCCGCGACGTGCTCCATGCAGCCCGGGAACTCCTCGGCCAGCGCCATATCCAGCTCACCCTGCTTGCTGCAGCTACGATGTCGGCGCTGGCACTCATCCGGCCAGTCCCTGTAGAGTTCCGGCTCATCGCTTCGGGTGTTGTGTTCGCCCTCTACATCAACATGCATGTCATGCCGACGGCGGGCCGGCTCATGCAGGAACCGGTAAAAGAGGCGGCACTGCTGGCAAAACAGAAGGGCTGGGAAATCGTGATGTGGGAGGTCGATTACCCCTCTTTTTTAGTATATTCGGAGTCATTTGCCCAGAAACGAGCCCCCGTTAGGGGCGAAGTGGTACTGACCACGTCGAAGCAGCTTGAGCGGCTGAAGAACCCGGTCGTGCTCTTCAGGAAAAACGGCATCGTCCTTCTGAGAACCACCCAATGA
- the recJ gene encoding single-stranded-DNA-specific exonuclease RecJ produces the protein MKRFRWTILSADDAAVAAMMESINVSAPLARALLNRGIDTFDAARNFFRASFESLHSPLLLGDMEIAVKRVLKAVREGEKIMLYGDYDVDGTTGTAMLHRFLGGLGAEVSWYINDRFQEGYGISPEGIDAAASRGVGLVITVDCGIRANEAVSRARGLGMDVIVCDHHEPDILPEAVAILNPKVPGCRYPFRELCGCGVAFKFIQAIADETGDGEKAWREYLDYVAIATAADMVELTDENRVLVREGLVRIQSAPAMSLQEMFRVMKVAPKEVGMFNIAFGIAPRINAAGRMGSAQRAMEWLLSESAADARLHADGLEELNTLRRQTDADIMEKAEKMLDGHFASYCSSIVLYDESWHIGVLGIVASKMLERHYLPTVIMGGMNGLVKGSVRSVEGLDVYGVLEECGDLLLQFGGHRQAAGVTLLPENLSAFRKRFDAASASRLGIRERQKELVIDSELRLEDAGEKFIRVLEQFSPHGFGNREPVFMTKGLRVHGRPRLLKERHVKFSVRDGSGRFFDVIGFDRRDVYDALQGDSGAVFSMAYSLENRVWNGRAQLQCRLYDLDVSTSIA, from the coding sequence ATGAAACGATTCCGCTGGACCATTCTTTCCGCAGATGATGCCGCGGTTGCCGCCATGATGGAATCCATAAATGTCTCAGCGCCCCTGGCCCGGGCGCTTCTCAACCGGGGCATCGACACCTTCGATGCCGCCAGAAACTTTTTCAGGGCCTCTTTCGAAAGCCTGCATTCCCCGCTGCTTCTCGGTGACATGGAAATTGCCGTCAAGCGGGTGCTGAAAGCCGTCCGGGAAGGGGAGAAGATCATGCTCTACGGCGACTACGATGTCGACGGTACGACCGGGACGGCAATGCTCCACCGGTTTCTCGGGGGACTCGGTGCCGAAGTGTCATGGTACATCAATGACCGGTTCCAGGAGGGCTACGGCATCTCTCCGGAAGGCATCGACGCCGCGGCCTCAAGGGGCGTGGGGCTTGTCATCACCGTCGACTGCGGCATCCGCGCAAATGAGGCCGTGAGCCGTGCCCGGGGGCTCGGTATGGATGTGATCGTCTGCGACCACCATGAACCCGACATCCTTCCGGAGGCAGTGGCAATCCTCAACCCCAAGGTTCCCGGCTGCCGCTATCCCTTCCGTGAACTCTGCGGCTGCGGGGTGGCATTCAAGTTCATTCAGGCCATTGCCGATGAGACGGGAGATGGTGAAAAAGCCTGGCGGGAGTATCTGGACTATGTGGCCATCGCTACGGCTGCCGATATGGTGGAGCTTACTGACGAGAACCGGGTGCTGGTCCGCGAGGGTCTCGTCCGGATACAGTCGGCTCCAGCAATGAGTCTCCAGGAAATGTTCCGTGTGATGAAGGTTGCCCCCAAAGAGGTCGGCATGTTCAACATCGCCTTCGGCATCGCGCCTCGCATCAATGCCGCGGGGCGCATGGGTTCTGCGCAGAGAGCCATGGAATGGCTGCTTTCGGAGTCCGCTGCCGATGCCAGACTCCACGCTGATGGTCTCGAGGAGCTCAACACCCTGCGGCGTCAAACCGATGCCGATATCATGGAGAAGGCCGAAAAGATGCTCGACGGGCATTTCGCATCCTACTGCTCCTCCATTGTCCTGTATGACGAGTCCTGGCACATCGGAGTGCTCGGTATCGTGGCCTCGAAGATGCTTGAGCGCCATTACCTCCCGACGGTCATCATGGGCGGAATGAACGGCCTGGTGAAAGGATCGGTCAGGAGTGTGGAAGGCCTGGACGTTTACGGGGTGCTGGAGGAATGCGGAGACCTTCTCCTGCAGTTCGGGGGGCACCGGCAGGCGGCCGGCGTCACATTGCTTCCCGAGAACCTTTCTGCATTCAGGAAGCGTTTCGATGCGGCCTCGGCCTCACGTCTCGGTATCCGTGAGCGCCAGAAAGAGCTCGTGATAGACTCCGAACTCCGGCTTGAAGATGCCGGAGAGAAGTTCATCAGGGTGCTTGAGCAGTTCTCCCCCCACGGGTTCGGCAACCGCGAGCCGGTGTTCATGACAAAGGGCCTCCGGGTTCACGGAAGGCCGCGGCTCCTGAAGGAGCGGCATGTGAAGTTCAGTGTCCGCGACGGCAGCGGGCGGTTCTTCGACGTCATCGGCTTCGACCGCCGCGACGTATACGATGCTCTGCAGGGCGATTCCGGTGCGGTGTTTTCAATGGCCTATTCGCTTGAAAACAGGGTGTGGAACGGTCGTGCCCAGCTGCAGTGCCGCCTGTACGACCTTGATGTCTCGACTTCCATCGCCTGA
- the purU gene encoding formyltetrahydrofolate deformylase — protein MHQEPNPTAILLLSCRDRRGLVSRISHFIYERGGNIIDLDEHVDAGEGMFFIRVSWSTDRLTIPVSALEDAFRPLGTEFEASWNIRFTGRPTRFAIFVSRYDHCLQELLWRYSMGEFSAEIPLVISNHPDLEPLAAHYGIPFHQFRVTADTRADVEAEQQALLDANDIDAIVLARYMQVLSPSFARRWHGRAINIHHSFLPAFVGGNPYRQAYERGVKIIGATCHYVTEELDQGPIIEQDIMRVTHRDTLQGLIRRGRDLERMVLARAVRLHAEHRILLNGRKTIVFD, from the coding sequence ATGCATCAAGAACCAAACCCCACGGCCATCCTGTTGCTTTCCTGCCGCGACCGGCGCGGCCTCGTCTCTCGCATTTCTCATTTCATCTATGAACGGGGCGGCAACATCATCGACCTCGACGAGCATGTCGATGCCGGGGAGGGAATGTTCTTCATCCGGGTTTCATGGAGCACCGACCGGCTCACCATTCCTGTTTCAGCGCTAGAGGATGCTTTCCGCCCTCTCGGCACCGAATTCGAGGCATCATGGAACATCCGCTTCACAGGCCGCCCCACCCGCTTCGCCATTTTCGTCTCCCGTTACGATCACTGCCTGCAGGAACTTCTCTGGCGTTACAGCATGGGTGAGTTTTCCGCCGAGATCCCTCTCGTGATTTCCAACCATCCCGACCTTGAGCCCCTTGCCGCCCACTACGGCATTCCTTTTCACCAGTTTCGGGTGACGGCCGATACCCGGGCCGATGTGGAGGCAGAACAGCAGGCTCTTCTGGATGCCAACGATATCGACGCCATCGTGCTCGCCCGTTACATGCAGGTGCTTTCCCCCTCGTTCGCCCGCCGCTGGCACGGACGGGCCATCAACATCCACCACTCCTTCCTTCCGGCGTTTGTCGGCGGTAATCCCTACAGGCAGGCGTATGAGCGAGGAGTGAAAATCATCGGCGCCACCTGCCACTATGTCACCGAGGAACTCGACCAGGGGCCCATCATCGAGCAGGACATCATGCGGGTGACCCACCGCGACACCCTTCAGGGACTCATCCGCCGCGGGCGTGACCTGGAACGGATGGTGCTGGCCCGGGCAGTGCGCCTGCATGCTGAACACCGCATCCTCCTCAACGGTCGCAAGACCATTGTGTTTGACTGA